The following proteins are co-located in the Phragmites australis chromosome 10, lpPhrAust1.1, whole genome shotgun sequence genome:
- the LOC133883363 gene encoding xyloglucan O-acetyltransferase 1-like gives MGATTQDVADHGHCSYPRKLLAASLCALFILSIIYFIFYSSTSSLISYADIFAQFQIRQTTSKNTPVPPPQAWLQCDYGDGKWVWDDSVTGPRYDSEHCDMKGTEKCVINGKPDKGYLNWRWQPAGCNLPALDPAEFLRLVRGKRLAFVGDSTVRNQAESLVCFLSTVARPETVHRYEERLGRKFWRWVFPAPHSVNISTYWSPFLVRSEGHSEDYSMKQETVILDALTDPWTADIDAMDIMVISAGHWFPHPAMYYEDGEVVNKTNISYLGVFRKVMRRTLEYVNAKSTGDKLVVVATMAPSHFDPKYSWNHRDACSRTKPYEDAEAEVETADAELRKAVLMEVATAAARRRRWGLRFEVLDVTRMGTMRPDGHPGPYLFPHSYDGRPVPETVANDCLHWCAPGPVDTFNDLLMQMIVAGG, from the exons ATGGGAGCAACCACACAAGATGTAGCAGATCATGGCCATTGTTCCTACCCCAGAAAGCTTCTCGCCGCTTCTCTGTGTGCCCTCTTCATCCTGTCTATCATCTACTTTATCTTCTATTCCTCTACATCTTCTCTCATCTCCTACGCCGATATTTTTGCCCAATTCCAAATACGTCAAACAACCAGCAAGAACACTCCTGTCCCACCTCCTCAAG CATGGCTGCAATGCGACTACGGCGACGGGAAGTGGGTGTGGGACGACAGCGTCACCGGCCCGCGGTACGACAGCGAGCACTGCGACATGAAGGGCACGGAGAAGTGCGTCATCAACGGCAAGCCGGACAAGGGATACCTGAACTGGCGGTGGCAGCCGGCGGGGTGCAACCTCCCGGCGCTTGACCCAGCGGAGTTCCTCCGGCTGGTGCGGGGCAAGCGCCTGGCCTTCGTCGGCGACTCCACGGTGCGGAACCAGGCCGAGTCCCTCGTCTGCTTCCTTTCCACGGTGGCGCGGCCGGAGACGGTGCACCGGTACGAGGAGCGCCTCGGGCGCAAGTTCTGGCGGTGGGTCTTCCCGGCGCCGCACAGCGTCAACATCTCAACGTACTGGTCGCCGTTCCTCGTGCGCTCGGAGGGCCATTCGGAGGACTACTCCATGAAGCAGGAAACGGTGATCCTGGACGCGCTCACCGACCCTTGGACGGCGGACATCGACGCCATGGACATCATGGTGATCTCGGCGGGGCACTGGTTCCCGCACCCGGCCATGTACTACGAGGACGGCGAGGTCGTCAACAAGACCAACATCAGCTACCTCGGCGTGTTCCGCAAGGTGATGCGGAGGACGCTCGAGTACGTCAACGCCAAGTCCACCGGCGACAAGCTCGTGGTGGTGGCCACCATGGCGCCATCGCACTTCGACCCCAAGTACAGCTGGAACCACCGCGACGCGTGCTCGCGCACGAAGCCGTACGAGGacgcggaggcggaggtggagacCGCGGACGCCGAGCTGAGGAAGGCCGTTCTCATGGAggtggcgacggcggcagcgAGGAGACGGCGATGGGGGTTGCGGTTCGAGGTGCTCGACGTGACGAGGATGGGGACCATGCGGCCCGACGGGCACCCGGGCCCCTACCTCTTCCCGCACTCGTACGACGGGCGCCCAGTGCCGGAGACCGTGGCCAACGACTGCCTGCACTGGTGCGCGCCGGGGCCAGTCGACACGTTCAACGACCTGCTGATGCAGATGATAGTTGCCGGCGGCTGA